The following coding sequences are from one Candidatus Borkfalkia ceftriaxoniphila window:
- the gpmI gene encoding 2,3-bisphosphoglycerate-independent phosphoglycerate mutase has protein sequence MKKPYAIIIMDGYGLSGEKNGNAIAMEGSPNVEKYRREYPSGELGASGMSVGLPDGQMGNSEVGHLNMGAGRIVYQELTKITKEIGDGGFFKNEALLGAMENAKKNHKKLHVWGLLSDGGVHSHNTHLYALLKMCKENGLDNAYVHCFMDGRDVSPTSGSGFLRDLQAEMDKLAFGEIASVCGRYYAMDRDNRWERVAKAYDMLTLGNGIHAEYAADAVEASYKNEVTDEFILPTNVVRGGRPVALVEEGDSIIFFNFRPDRAREITRAFSQEDFNGFERKTGYLKPYYVCFTQYDATFKDVRVAFKPQSLDNTLGEYLSKKGLTQLRIAETEKYAHVTFFFNGGVEAPNAGEERALVPSPKVATYDLQPEMSAFEVTDRAIKELSSGKFDVMILNFANCDMVGHTGVISAAEKAVETVDICVDKVLRQILKMGGGALLTADHGNADKMIAEDGSPFTAHTTNPVPVVLVCDRLKDKKLREGGVLADLAPTFLDMMGLEKPAEMTGKTLIM, from the coding sequence ATGAAAAAACCTTATGCGATCATCATCATGGACGGCTACGGACTCAGCGGCGAAAAAAACGGCAACGCCATCGCCATGGAGGGCAGCCCCAACGTTGAAAAATATCGGCGCGAATATCCCTCGGGCGAACTCGGCGCGAGCGGAATGAGCGTCGGTCTCCCGGACGGGCAGATGGGCAATTCCGAAGTGGGGCACCTCAACATGGGCGCGGGGCGCATCGTCTATCAGGAACTGACCAAGATCACCAAAGAGATCGGGGACGGCGGCTTTTTCAAAAACGAAGCGCTGCTCGGCGCGATGGAAAACGCAAAGAAAAATCATAAAAAACTGCACGTCTGGGGACTTTTGTCCGACGGCGGCGTGCACAGCCACAACACGCACCTGTACGCTCTTTTGAAGATGTGCAAGGAAAACGGGCTGGACAATGCCTACGTGCATTGCTTTATGGACGGCAGGGACGTTTCCCCCACGTCCGGCTCGGGCTTTTTGCGTGATCTGCAGGCGGAAATGGACAAACTCGCGTTCGGTGAGATCGCCTCGGTCTGCGGCCGCTATTATGCGATGGACCGCGACAACCGCTGGGAGCGCGTGGCGAAAGCCTACGATATGCTCACCCTCGGCAACGGCATCCACGCGGAGTACGCGGCGGACGCGGTGGAGGCGAGTTATAAAAACGAGGTGACGGACGAATTTATTCTCCCCACCAACGTTGTCAGGGGCGGCAGGCCCGTGGCGCTCGTGGAAGAGGGCGACAGCATCATATTCTTTAATTTCCGCCCCGACCGCGCAAGGGAGATCACCCGCGCCTTCTCGCAGGAAGATTTTAATGGTTTCGAGCGCAAGACGGGCTATCTGAAACCGTATTACGTGTGCTTTACGCAATACGACGCGACGTTCAAAGACGTGCGCGTCGCGTTCAAACCGCAGAGCCTCGACAACACGCTCGGCGAATATCTCTCGAAAAAGGGCCTGACGCAACTGCGCATCGCGGAAACGGAAAAATACGCGCACGTCACTTTTTTCTTCAACGGCGGCGTGGAGGCGCCCAACGCGGGCGAGGAGCGCGCGCTCGTTCCTTCCCCCAAGGTGGCGACCTACGATCTGCAGCCCGAAATGAGCGCTTTCGAAGTGACGGATCGGGCGATAAAAGAACTTTCCTCGGGGAAATTCGACGTGATGATCCTCAACTTTGCCAACTGCGACATGGTAGGGCACACGGGCGTGATTTCCGCAGCGGAAAAGGCGGTGGAAACGGTGGATATCTGCGTGGACAAAGTATTGCGTCAGATTTTGAAAATGGGCGGCGGAGCGCTGCTCACCGCCGATCACGGCAACGCGGACAAAATGATCGCGGAGGACGGCTCGCCGTTTACCGCGCACACGACCAACCCCGTTCCCGTAGTCTTGGTGTGCGACAGGCTGAAAGATAAGAAACTGCGCGAAGGCGGCGTGCTTGCCGATCTCGCGCCCACCTTTCTGGATATGATGGGACTGGAAAAACCCGCCGAAATGACGGGCAAGACCCTTATTATGTAA
- the tpiA gene encoding triose-phosphate isomerase, producing the protein MRKPIIAGNWKMNNTAAEGVKLIEALKGLVKDANCDVVACVPFTDIPAVSEAVKGTNIHLGAQNVHFAEKGAFTGEISASMLKEYGVEYVIIGHSERRQYFGETDETVNKRMHAALAVGLVPIVCVGESLEERETGKTEQVLKVQVEEGLKGLDDVSKIVIAYEPIWAIGTGKTATAEQANETIGFIRKTCGEVFCPKCAEKVRIQYGGSMNAKNCKELMAMPEIDGGLIGGASLKAEDFSIIVNFDK; encoded by the coding sequence ATGCGCAAACCTATCATTGCAGGAAACTGGAAGATGAACAACACCGCGGCGGAGGGCGTCAAACTCATCGAGGCGCTCAAAGGCCTCGTCAAAGACGCGAACTGCGACGTGGTCGCCTGCGTTCCCTTTACCGACATTCCCGCCGTCAGCGAGGCTGTGAAAGGCACCAACATTCACCTCGGCGCACAGAACGTGCACTTTGCGGAAAAAGGCGCCTTCACGGGCGAGATCTCCGCTTCCATGCTCAAAGAGTACGGCGTGGAATACGTCATCATCGGACACAGCGAACGCCGTCAGTATTTCGGCGAAACGGATGAAACGGTCAACAAGAGAATGCACGCGGCGCTCGCGGTGGGGCTCGTGCCCATCGTGTGCGTGGGCGAAAGTCTCGAAGAGCGCGAGACGGGCAAGACCGAACAGGTTTTGAAAGTGCAGGTCGAAGAGGGGCTGAAAGGGCTGGACGACGTTTCCAAAATCGTCATCGCGTACGAACCCATCTGGGCGATCGGCACGGGCAAGACGGCGACCGCAGAACAGGCGAACGAGACCATCGGCTTTATCCGCAAAACGTGCGGCGAAGTGTTCTGCCCCAAATGCGCGGAAAAAGTGCGTATACAGTACGGCGGCTCCATGAACGCCAAAAACTGCAAGGAACTGATGGCGATGCCCGAGATCGACGGCGGACTCATCGGCGGCGCTTCCCTCAAAGCGGAAGACTTTTCGATCATCGTAAACTTCGACAAATAA
- a CDS encoding phosphoglycerate kinase, translating to MNKKSVTDVDVKGKRVLVRCDFNVPMKDGKITDENRIIGALPTVKYLMEHGAKVVLCSHMGKPHNIFNDCVKLNKKEKKAVEALPEAERAAATAEYIEKAKKNDAVKLTLRPVAARLNELLDGKVAFAADVVGPDAEAKVKALKEGECVLLENLRFYAEEEGKDLEFCKKLASYCDIYVNDAFGTAHRSHASTAAIVEYGLVKTAVCGFLIEKELTVMADSLEHPVRPFVAILGGAKVADKLNVISNLLNKCDTLIIGGGMAYTFLKAQGYEVGKSLVDDEKLGYCKDMIEKAKETGKRLVLPVDCVIAASFPNPIDAPIEVKTVKVSEIPADMEGLDIGEESSKLFADIVKDAKTVIWNGPMGVFENPVLAKGTIAVAKALAAAKDATTIIGGGDSAAAVQQLGFADQMTHISTGGGASLELFEGKVLPGIACLNDK from the coding sequence ATGAACAAAAAGTCTGTTACCGACGTAGACGTAAAAGGCAAAAGAGTTCTCGTCCGCTGCGATTTCAACGTTCCCATGAAGGACGGAAAGATCACCGACGAAAACCGTATTATCGGCGCGCTGCCCACGGTCAAATATCTGATGGAGCACGGCGCGAAAGTGGTTCTTTGCTCGCACATGGGCAAGCCGCACAATATCTTCAACGATTGCGTCAAACTCAACAAGAAAGAGAAAAAGGCGGTGGAGGCCCTCCCCGAAGCGGAGCGCGCCGCCGCGACCGCCGAATATATCGAAAAGGCGAAGAAGAACGACGCCGTCAAACTGACGCTCAGACCTGTCGCCGCGCGCCTCAACGAACTTCTGGACGGTAAGGTCGCTTTTGCGGCGGACGTCGTCGGACCCGATGCCGAGGCGAAAGTCAAGGCGCTCAAAGAGGGCGAGTGCGTGCTTTTGGAAAATCTGCGTTTTTACGCGGAAGAAGAGGGGAAAGACCTTGAATTCTGCAAAAAACTCGCGTCCTACTGCGATATTTACGTGAACGACGCGTTCGGGACTGCGCATCGCTCGCACGCTTCGACCGCAGCCATCGTCGAATACGGTCTGGTCAAGACCGCGGTCTGCGGCTTCCTCATCGAAAAGGAACTCACCGTCATGGCGGACAGCCTGGAACACCCCGTGCGCCCCTTCGTAGCGATCTTAGGCGGCGCGAAAGTGGCGGATAAACTCAACGTCATCTCCAATCTTCTGAATAAATGCGATACGCTCATCATCGGCGGCGGCATGGCGTACACTTTCCTCAAAGCGCAGGGCTACGAGGTCGGTAAATCTCTGGTGGACGACGAAAAACTCGGCTACTGCAAGGATATGATCGAAAAGGCGAAAGAAACGGGCAAGAGGCTCGTCCTTCCCGTGGACTGCGTGATCGCCGCGTCTTTCCCCAATCCCATCGACGCGCCCATCGAAGTCAAAACGGTGAAAGTGAGCGAGATCCCCGCGGATATGGAAGGGCTTGACATCGGCGAAGAGTCCTCCAAACTGTTTGCGGACATCGTCAAGGACGCCAAGACGGTCATCTGGAACGGCCCCATGGGCGTGTTCGAAAATCCCGTGCTCGCCAAAGGCACGATCGCGGTCGCGAAGGCGTTGGCGGCGGCGAAGGACGCCACGACCATCATCGGCGGCGGAGACAGCGCGGCTGCGGTGCAGCAACTCGGATTTGCCGATCAGATGACGCACATTTCCACGGGCGGCGGCGCTTCTCTGGAACTGTTCGAAGGCAAAGTTCTTCCCGGAATTGCCTGCCTGAACGATAAATAA
- a CDS encoding Na/Pi cotransporter family protein, with the protein MVLTIITQLLLVIGGITVFMIGMKTMGSNLERAAGSSMRTMLAKVSNNRFAGVGIGAAVTAIINSSSATTVMIVGFVNVGLMSLTQAGAIIMGANIGTTISAQIMSLQSININMAAVFSAVAATGLVINMTGKSGRSKQIGNILIGIGFIFIGLQFMSDAVKVLTADEVIAPKLDALFLSIGNPFLLFLIGVVLTGLLQSSAAITGILIALAGSGLITIEQAMFITMGSNIGTCATSLIASMGTSTNARRAAVIHLLFNVLGCAVFFILMLAFQKYVVEGIIFVSGGSVERQIANFHTLFNLLTTLVLLPFLKPLVKLAQVIVPERKKMQKQGDFKYLDERILQTPAIAVAQLRKEIVIMMDLSYLNFRRAMKMICGGDLSERDESAETEKRINQYNTELTAYCVRVSSCELSAHDEFVIGSYYHVISDSERIGDYAKHIVEYAEELGGDEDAFTAAAVEEIKDLYEKIDELYQMVRKTFDERDITMFEKINDLKVSIAILKNADCDAHIERLNRGECTPARGAIFLQLLGNMERVSGHMKNISNSVMKSSARYQKLLKTQGSAENADASVTQ; encoded by the coding sequence ATGGTACTGACGATAATCACACAGTTGTTACTTGTTATAGGCGGCATCACCGTATTCATGATCGGGATGAAAACGATGGGTTCCAATCTCGAACGCGCGGCGGGTTCGAGCATGCGCACCATGCTCGCCAAGGTCTCCAACAACCGCTTTGCGGGCGTGGGGATCGGCGCGGCGGTCACCGCCATCATCAACAGTTCTTCCGCAACCACGGTCATGATCGTAGGGTTCGTGAACGTCGGGCTGATGAGCCTGACGCAGGCGGGCGCCATCATCATGGGCGCCAACATCGGCACTACCATTTCCGCGCAGATCATGTCGTTGCAGAGCATAAACATCAACATGGCGGCGGTCTTTTCCGCCGTCGCCGCCACGGGACTCGTGATCAATATGACGGGAAAAAGCGGCCGTTCCAAACAGATCGGCAATATTCTGATCGGTATCGGTTTTATCTTTATCGGCTTACAGTTCATGAGTGACGCCGTGAAAGTGCTCACCGCCGACGAGGTCATCGCGCCCAAACTCGACGCGCTGTTTTTATCCATCGGCAATCCGTTCCTGCTCTTTCTCATCGGCGTGGTGCTTACGGGGCTCTTGCAGAGTTCCGCGGCGATCACGGGTATTTTGATCGCGCTTGCGGGCAGCGGGCTTATTACGATAGAACAGGCCATGTTCATCACCATGGGCAGCAATATCGGTACCTGCGCGACGTCGCTGATCGCCAGTATGGGAACAAGCACCAACGCGAGAAGGGCAGCTGTCATCCATCTTTTATTCAACGTATTGGGCTGCGCCGTTTTCTTCATTTTGATGCTGGCGTTCCAAAAATACGTCGTCGAGGGCATTATTTTCGTGAGCGGCGGGAGCGTCGAACGTCAGATCGCGAACTTTCATACGCTGTTCAATCTTCTGACCACGCTGGTTCTGCTCCCGTTTTTGAAACCGCTCGTCAAATTGGCGCAAGTCATCGTGCCTGAGCGCAAAAAAATGCAGAAACAGGGCGATTTCAAATATCTCGACGAGCGTATTTTGCAGACGCCCGCCATCGCGGTGGCGCAGTTGAGAAAGGAGATCGTCATTATGATGGATCTTTCTTATCTCAATTTCCGCCGCGCGATGAAGATGATCTGCGGGGGCGATCTTTCCGAAAGGGATGAGAGCGCCGAAACGGAAAAGCGTATCAACCAATACAATACCGAACTCACCGCCTATTGCGTGCGCGTATCGTCGTGCGAATTGTCCGCGCACGACGAGTTCGTCATCGGTTCCTATTATCACGTGATCAGCGACAGCGAGCGTATCGGCGACTACGCAAAACATATCGTGGAGTATGCCGAAGAACTGGGCGGCGACGAGGACGCCTTTACCGCCGCTGCCGTCGAAGAGATCAAGGATCTTTACGAGAAGATCGACGAACTCTACCAAATGGTGCGCAAGACCTTCGACGAGCGCGACATCACCATGTTCGAAAAGATAAACGATCTGAAAGTTTCCATCGCGATTTTGAAAAACGCCGACTGCGACGCGCATATCGAGCGGCTCAACCGCGGCGAATGCACGCCCGCCCGCGGCGCCATCTTCCTGCAACTTTTGGGCAATATGGAACGCGTTTCCGGGCACATGAAGAATATTTCCAATTCCGTCATGAAGAGCAGCGCCCGCTATCAGAAATTATTGAAAACGCAGGGCTCGGCGGAAAACGCCGACGCTTCCGTCACACAGTGA
- the trmL gene encoding tRNA (uridine(34)/cytosine(34)/5-carboxymethylaminomethyluridine(34)-2'-O)-methyltransferase TrmL, producing MFHVVLVEPEIPQNTGNIVRTCAATGCKLHLVRPFGFEISDKYLKRAGLDYWHLVDISYYDCIEELFDQYPASRFWFFSTKAKKTHSDASYREGDFLVFGKETRGLPEELLKERYDEAVRIPMIGEARSLNLSNSVAVAVYEAWRQVGFTASEKQGHLHRLSLDD from the coding sequence ATGTTTCATGTCGTTTTGGTGGAACCCGAAATTCCGCAGAACACGGGCAACATCGTGCGGACCTGCGCCGCTACGGGCTGCAAACTGCATCTCGTCCGGCCGTTCGGTTTTGAAATATCCGATAAATATTTAAAGCGGGCGGGTCTGGATTACTGGCATCTCGTAGATATTTCCTATTACGACTGCATCGAAGAGTTGTTCGATCAATACCCCGCCTCCCGCTTCTGGTTTTTCTCGACGAAAGCAAAGAAAACGCACAGCGACGCAAGTTACCGCGAAGGCGATTTCCTCGTTTTCGGAAAGGAGACGCGCGGGCTTCCCGAAGAGTTGCTGAAAGAGCGCTACGACGAGGCTGTGCGCATTCCCATGATCGGGGAGGCGCGCTCTCTGAATCTTTCCAATTCGGTCGCCGTCGCCGTGTACGAGGCGTGGCGGCAGGTCGGGTTTACGGCATCGGAAAAGCAGGGGCATCTGCACCGCCTTTCTTTGGACGATTGA
- a CDS encoding RNA polymerase sigma factor: MKNAKLERKIAELRAGDQRAFDYIYEQTNRSVYFAILYIVRDKMYAEDLLQETFVKAVRSLDSYTPDTNFPAWLMRIGKNLALNHIKRASREICTDFDTESYRYGSKEMEIPFVFEAAAKILAEDEYQILMLCQVAGYKRREVSEMLRLPVGTVTWKNNEALKKLKAFLVKEGGL; this comes from the coding sequence ATGAAAAATGCTAAATTAGAGCGGAAGATAGCCGAACTGCGCGCGGGCGATCAGCGCGCGTTCGACTACATATACGAACAGACGAACCGCTCGGTCTATTTCGCAATTTTATACATCGTGCGCGACAAGATGTACGCCGAAGATCTGTTGCAGGAAACGTTCGTGAAAGCCGTGCGTTCACTCGATTCCTATACGCCCGACACGAATTTTCCCGCGTGGCTTATGCGAATCGGCAAAAATCTCGCGCTCAACCATATCAAGAGGGCGTCCCGCGAGATCTGCACCGATTTCGATACCGAATCGTACCGATACGGTTCAAAGGAGATGGAGATCCCGTTCGTCTTCGAGGCGGCAGCAAAAATTTTAGCCGAGGACGAATACCAGATACTCATGCTCTGTCAGGTTGCGGGCTACAAGCGCCGCGAAGTATCGGAAATGCTGCGCCTGCCCGTCGGCACCGTCACATGGAAAAATAACGAAGCGCTCAAAAAACTCAAAGCATTTCTCGTAAAGGAGGGCGGTTTATGA
- a CDS encoding rubrerythrin family protein: MEFQNSQTFINLARSFAGESQAGMRYQLIAKQATAEGYAVLADNIRTIAKNETYHAKTFFNTILQNAGSIDNVDLQNAGYPFHFGTLEENLKFAAEDERAEFEEIYAAFANVAKEEGFPDVAAIYNMVVGVEKEHNIIFKYLHEAFKTNTLYKSEKPTLWICSECGYRVTSKEAWHICPLCKASQGYVEIHLPFEKNNI, encoded by the coding sequence ATGGAGTTTCAAAATTCACAGACATTTATCAATCTTGCCCGTTCCTTTGCGGGGGAAAGTCAGGCGGGAATGCGCTATCAGTTGATCGCAAAACAGGCGACCGCAGAAGGCTATGCCGTTTTGGCGGATAATATTCGCACCATTGCGAAAAACGAAACGTACCACGCGAAAACTTTTTTCAATACGATCCTTCAAAATGCGGGAAGTATCGATAACGTGGATTTACAGAACGCAGGTTATCCGTTTCACTTCGGAACTTTGGAAGAAAATTTAAAATTTGCTGCCGAGGACGAACGTGCGGAGTTTGAAGAAATTTATGCTGCGTTTGCGAACGTTGCCAAAGAAGAAGGTTTTCCCGACGTGGCGGCTATCTACAATATGGTCGTCGGCGTCGAAAAGGAACACAATATTATTTTCAAATATTTACACGAAGCGTTCAAAACGAATACTCTCTATAAATCCGAAAAACCCACTCTCTGGATCTGCAGCGAATGCGGTTATCGGGTCACGAGTAAAGAAGCCTGGCACATTTGTCCCTTGTGTAAGGCAAGCCAAGGTTACGTTGAGATACACTTACCGTTTGAAAAAAATAATATTTAA
- a CDS encoding helix-turn-helix transcriptional regulator, with protein sequence MDHFIIFNENIEDFIIKENTTVYQFSKAVGVSGQSVANWLQHNGYPDTESANKIANYLRVSLDFLFGLSDSPKPNNDANDLPFLEKFDLLRKKNRVSCYAVAKECSFGESAISKWRKGKQPKLENVIQIAKYFGCSLDYLIGKKY encoded by the coding sequence ATGGATCACTTTATAATTTTCAATGAAAATATTGAAGACTTTATCATAAAGGAAAACACCACCGTATATCAGTTTTCCAAAGCAGTCGGCGTGAGCGGACAATCTGTTGCAAATTGGTTGCAACATAATGGTTATCCCGATACGGAAAGCGCGAACAAAATTGCGAATTATTTGCGCGTTTCGCTCGACTTTCTGTTCGGGTTGTCCGATTCCCCGAAACCGAACAACGACGCCAACGATCTGCCCTTTCTCGAAAAATTCGATTTATTGCGGAAAAAGAACCGCGTCAGTTGTTACGCCGTCGCCAAAGAATGCAGTTTCGGCGAATCCGCAATTTCAAAATGGAGAAAAGGCAAACAGCCAAAACTGGAAAACGTCATTCAAATCGCCAAATATTTCGGCTGTTCCCTCGATTATCTGATCGGCAAAAAGTACTGA
- a CDS encoding CvpA family protein, whose translation MSIIIDVILCLLAVLVFFLGYRKGFLQKAWWLVDLVVIILLFMMLSPTILKWIEANTAWKNSLVDWIGSFTGSVPQIQPESVAYFILKAGICLALGIVVVIIMLIVKFLLKKLITLKVFEIIDKILGGVYSVAVMTLILLVIGGVLGTFVNFAPIQSLSDTFSQTYMAKYLFGENLLQGFFDKYLPFGTWIAGIVK comes from the coding sequence ATGAGTATCATTATTGACGTAATTTTATGTTTGCTTGCGGTTCTGGTCTTTTTCCTCGGATACCGCAAAGGTTTTTTGCAGAAGGCATGGTGGCTGGTCGATCTGGTCGTCATCATTCTGTTGTTCATGATGCTCTCTCCGACGATTTTAAAATGGATCGAAGCGAATACCGCGTGGAAAAATTCTCTCGTTGACTGGATTGGTTCGTTTACCGGCAGCGTGCCGCAGATCCAGCCCGAGTCGGTGGCATACTTTATTTTAAAAGCGGGCATCTGTCTGGCTTTGGGGATCGTGGTCGTCATTATCATGCTGATCGTGAAATTCCTTTTGAAAAAACTGATCACTTTGAAAGTTTTCGAGATCATCGACAAGATTCTGGGCGGGGTATATTCGGTCGCGGTCATGACGCTGATCCTGTTGGTCATAGGCGGCGTTCTGGGTACGTTCGTGAATTTTGCGCCTATCCAAAGTCTGAGCGACACTTTTTCGCAGACATATATGGCGAAATACCTGTTCGGCGAAAACCTGCTGCAAGGATTTTTCGACAAATACCTGCCGTTCGGCACCTGGATCGCGGGTATCGTAAAATAA